In Xiphophorus maculatus strain JP 163 A chromosome 15, X_maculatus-5.0-male, whole genome shotgun sequence, the following are encoded in one genomic region:
- the taf1a gene encoding TATA box-binding protein-associated factor RNA polymerase I subunit A, translating to MEALDEYLGPPVVLEDESDSSDCSSRKRHKSKLPLAKSMCVEARVESGFHKTCRICLEHVREAMLHHRWQEAAEYMASYTQILEDRNKIKAQPHKELVWRISTEILHHLPNATVKDYNIIYEQMKHSGVKHYLMICLEHSFHLMLHGDIQAAKRQLSIAESWRHGKESVSQLPRIKLIQAYRSLLDYIMWCDKKSTLSINNSFESDNQGMHTFFRLAATNLQDILKNPGVWDPFILCYVEMLEYYGDNEEAQKVLNDYAYDNSFPPNPNAHVYLYQFLKRHDAPDKKLMKVLKHLHLLVPSHELMLAYSCLLLQSEKQSHTQKALGVLLEMLDFQCWRSNLDVWKCLHAVIHQLLQQEEWATSVQGQMALRNDWWPALHFTSFHAKKDLEENSELFKVKASLAEILCPGRPLRYTAETQMLTS from the exons ATGGAAGCCTTAGACGAATATTTGGGCCCTCCTGTTGTCCTGGAGGATGAAAGCGACTCCTCAGACTGCAGCTccagaaaaagacacaaatcaAAACTCCCACTGGCCAAATCTATGTGTGTAG AGGCACGCGTTGAAAGTGGCTTTCACAAGACGTGCAGGATTTGTCTTGAGCACGTCCGAGAAGCAATGCTGCACCACAGATGGCAGGAGGCTGCAGAGTACATGGCCAGTTACACCCAGATATTAgaggacagaaataaaatcaaggCACAGCCACATAAAGAG CTTGTTTGGAGAATCAGCACCGAGATCCTTCACCATCTCCCCAACGCAACAGTGAAAGACTACAACATCATATATGAACAAATGAAACACTCAGGAGTTAAACATTATCTGATG ATTTGCCTGGAACATTCTTTCCACCTGATGCTCCACGGCGACATCCAAGCTGCAAAGCGTCAGCTCTCCATCGCTGAGAGCTGGAGGCACGGGAAAGAGTCGGTTTCTCAGCTTCCTCGCATTAAACTGATCCAGGCCTACAGGAGTTTGCTGGATTACATAATGTGGTGTGACAAAAAGTCAACGCTCTCCATAAACA ACTCTTTTGAATCAGACAACCAAGGAATGCACACCTTCTTCAGACTTGCCGCTACGAATCttcaagacattttgaaaaatccaGGAGTTTGGGATCCCTTCATTCTTTGTTATGTTGAG ATGCTGGAGTATTATGGAGACAACGAAGAGGCTCAGAAAGTCCTGAACGACTACGCGTACGACAACAGCTTTCCCCCAAATCCCAACGCGCATGTCTACTTGTACCAGTTCTTAAAGCGACACGATGCTCCTGACAAAAAGCTGATGAAAGTGTTGAAG cACCTGCATCTGTTAGTGCCAAGCCATGAACTGATGTTGGCCTACAGTTGCCTCTTGCTTCAGTCAG agaaacaaagtcatACCCAGAAGGCTTTAGGAGTCCTCCTTGAGATGCTCGACTTCCAATGCTGGAGGAGCAACCTGGACGTTTGGAAGTGTTTACATGCCGTCATTCACCAACTGCTGCAACA GGAAGAATGGGCGACTTCAGTCCAGGGGCAGATGGCTTTAAGGAACGACTGGTGGCCCGCTCTGCATTTCACGAGCTTCCATGCAAAGAAAGACTTGGAGGAGAACAGCGAGCTTTTCAAGGTGAAGGCATCACTGGCAGAAATCCTCTGTCCAG GTCGACCTTTGCGGTACACTGCTGAGACACAGATGCTGACCAGttaa